Below is a window of Micromonospora chersina DNA.
CGCCCGGGAGCTGGACGAGGTACGCGAGGCCCGCGAGCGCATCGAGTGGGTCAACAGCCAGCTCCAGAAGCAGGCCGAGGAGCTGACCCGCTCCAACCGCGACCTGGAGCAGTTCGCGTACGTCGCCTCGCACGACCTCCAGGAGCCGCTGCGCAAGGTGGCCAGCTTCTGCCAGCTCCTCCAGCGGCGCTACTCGGGTCAGCTCGACGAGCGGGCCGACCAGTACATCGCCTTCGCGGTGGACGGCGCGCAGCGGATGCAGCGGCTGATCAACGACCTGCTCGCGTTCTCCCGGATCGGGCGGCTCACCACCGGCTTCACCGAGGTCGACCTGAACAAGGTGATGGGCGACGTGGCGGGCCAGACCGAGGCGGCCCGGCAGTACGCCGACGCCGAGCTGACCTGGGACCGGCTGCCGGTGATCCGCGGCGAGGAGCCGCTGCTGACGAACCTGCTGGCCAACCTCGTCAGCAACTCGATCAAGTTCCGCCGACCGGACGTGCCGCCGAAGGTGCACGTCTCCGCCCGGCTGGTCGACGACGAGTGGGAGATCAGCTGCCGGGACAACGGCATCGGGATCGAGCCGGAGTTCGCCGACAAGATCTTCGTGATCTTCCAGCGGCTGCACTCCAAGGACGCGTACCCGGGCACCGGCATCGGGCTGGCCATCGTCAAGAAGATCGTGGAATACCACGGCGGCCGGGTCTGGGTGGACACCGAGGCCGCGGAGGGCACCACGATCCGGTTCACCCTCCCGGCCCTGCCGGAGGACGTCGAGGCGGCGCGGGCCGCGGAGCAGGCCGCGGTCGAGGAGTCGACCGGGGACCCGGAGACGACCGGGGACGGCGCCGAGGACGTCGCCGTGAGTGTGGCGCGGCAGCCGGACGGCGCGGGACGCGAAGAGACGCCCGAGGGGGCGGCCCGGGACGGTACAACGGGTGGCATGAAGGAGACGGTGGGATGACCGCGCCGGCGGACGGCAAGAGCCCGATCGAGGTCCTGCTCGTCGAGGACGACCCGGGTGACGTGCTGATGACCCAGGAGGCGTTCGAGGAGCACAAGCTCCGCAACCGCCTCACGGTCGTCTCGGACGGCGCCGAGGCGCTGGCCTACCTGCGCCGCGAGGGCCAGTACGCGGACGCGGTGACCCCCGACCTGGTCCTGCTCGACCTGAACCTGCCCCGCCGGGACGGCCGGGAGGTGCTTGCGGAGATCAAGAGGGACGAGCAGCTCTGCCGGATCCCGGTCGTGGTGCTCACCACCTCCCAGGCCGACGAGGACATCCTGCGCAGCTACCAGCTGCACGCCAACGCCTACGTGACCAAGCCGGTGGACTTCGAGCGCTTCATCTCGGTGGTCCGCCAGATCGACGAGTTCTTCGTCAGCGTGGTCAAGCTGCCGCCGCGTGGCTGACCCGCTGCTGGAGGAGGTCGGCGCGCTGCTGCGGGAGGCCGCGGCCGACGTCGTGGTGCCGCTGTTCCGCCGCCTCGACGACGCCGACATCTCCGAGAAGGCACCCGGTGAGGTGGTCACCGTCGCCGACCGCAAGGCCGAGGCGTTGATCTCGGCCGGGCTGCGCCGGCTGCGTCCCGACTCCGTGGTGGTCGGCGAGGAGGCGGTCGCCGAGGACCCGAGCCTGCTGCGGCACCTGCGGGGCGCCGGTGACGTCTGGCTGGTCGACCCGGTGGACGGCACCTCCAACTTCGCCGCCGGCCGGCGCCCGTTCGCCCTCATGGTGGCGCTGCTGACCGACGGGGTGCCGGCCGCCTCCTGGGTCTACGACCCGCTGGACGGCACGATGGCCACCTGCCGGGTGGGCGAGGGCACCTGGCTGGACGGCGGCCAGGTGCGTACCGCCGAGCGGGAGCCGGTGGCCGGCGCGCTGCGCGGCACCGCCATGACCCGCTTCCTGCCCCCGGACTTCCGGCGCAGCGTGGAGGCGGGCGGCGAGCGGCTGGGCGAGCTGCTGCCCGGCCAGCACTGCGCCGGCCGCGAATATCTGGACCTGCTCACCGGCGCGCAGCAGTTCGTGCTGTTCTGGCGCACCCTGCCGTGGGACCACGCCCCGGGCACGCTGCTGGTCCGGGAGGCCGGCGGGGTGGCGCGCCGTTTCGACGGCACCGACTACCACCCGGCCGACGACGGCAAGGGCCTGCTGGTCGCGGCCAGCGAGGAGATCTGGAACGAGGTCCGGGCCGCCCTGCTGGGCGACTGACCGTGCGGTCCGCGACGGCCCCGGCACGGTCCGTCGACGATCGGCGTCCGCCGAGGTCGGGGGCCTGGCGTGGAGCGCAGGGTCCGGTATCGTGACCGGCGGTCTCCGCCAGCAGGCCGCCGCCCGGCGCCGGTGGAGCCGCCGCCGCGCAAGGTCGACTCGGGGGTCGGCGGTCGACGGAAGGACCTTCACGTGCCCAGGACCAGGCTCACCCGCCGGCGCGTCCGCCGGTCGTTGTTCGCCCTGCTCGCCGCGACGGCCCTGCTGCTGGGCGCCGGTCCCGCCCCCGCCGGGGCGGCCGCCGCCGCGCCCACACCGAGCGCCCCGAACGAGGGCGGCAGCAAGCAGCTCCGGGCGGCCCTGGAGGCGGCGGCGAAGGGCCACATCGAGGCCAAGAACCGGCTGGACAACTCCAAGCGCCGGCAGGCCGCGCTGACCGGCCAGCTCAAGCAGCTGGAGGTACGCCTGGTCGAGCTGACCGCGCAGGTCGGCGAGGTGGCCGGGCAGTCCTACCGGATGGGCCGGTTGACCCCGGTGTCGATGCTGCTGGCCAGCTCCGACCCGGACGCGTTCCTCCAGCGGGCGGCCGAGCTGGACATGATGGCCCAGCGGGACAGCAAGCGCCTGCACGACCTCACCGAGGCGAAGGCCCAGGCGGCCGAGGCCAAGGTGGCCATCGACACCGAGGTCCGGGAGCAGCAGAAGCAGCTCGCCGTGCTGGCCAAGAAGAAGCGGGACGCCGAGGTGGCGCTCGCCAAGGTCAGCTCCGGCTCCGGTTCCGGTTTCAGCGGCGGCTCGTCGTCGGCCAAGCCGGCGCCCCGCAACCCGGACGGCTCGTGGCCGTCGGAGTCCTGCTCGGTGAACGACCCGACGCCGGCCGACGGCTGCATCACCCCGCGCACCCTGCACATGCTCCAGCAGGCCCAGGCGGCCGGCTACAAGCGCTACGCCTCCTGCTTCCGCAGCGGCGGGGACGGCGAGCATCCCAAGGGGCGAGCCTGCGACTTCTCCGCCGCCGCCGGCGGCTTCGAGGACGTCACCGCGACCGGCGGCGACAAGGCGTACGGGGACAGCCTCGCCTCCTGGGCCAAGAACAACGCGAGCCGGCTCGGCATCATGTACGTCATCTGGTACCGACAGATCTGGATGCCGAACACGGGCTGGCGGGCGTACAGCGGGGGCGGCAGTCCCGCCGCGGACCACACAAACCATGTTCACATCTCGATGTATTGACCTCTCCGTCCAGGAACGCTGCGTAGCATCGCCACGGTGAGCAGCACATCGTCCGACGTCGTCGCGGAGCCGGCGCCGAGCGCGCCGGTCCCGCCCCGGGCCCTGCCGAACGGGCTCGCCGCGTTCCTGGTCTTCCTCTCCAGCGGGGCGGTGCTGGTGCTGGAGACGGTCTCGCTCCGCCTGGTCGGCCCGTACGTCGGGGTGACCCTCCAGGTGACCAGTTCGGTGATCGGCATGGCGCTGGGCGCCATCGCGTACGGGGCGTGGATGGGCGGCTGGCTGGCCGACCGGCGGGACCCGCGCACCCTCCTCGCCCCGGCCCTGGTGCTGGCCGGCATCGCCACCGCGGTCACCCTGCCGGTGGTCCGGTACGCCGGTGAGGCCCTGCGCGGCGGGGCGGCGAGCGCGGTGCTGCTGCTGACCGCGCTGGCGGTGCTGCTGCCGGCGGCGCTGCTGGCCGGGGTCACCCCGCTGGTCGTGAAGCTCCAGCTCGCCGACCTGCGCCGCACCGGGCAGGTCGTCGGCCGGCTCTCCGGCATCGGCACCCTGGGCGGCATCACCGCCACCCTGGTCACCGGCTTCGTGCTGGTGGCGGCGCTGCCCAGCACTGTCATCGTGCTGGCGCTGGCCGGCGTGCTGGGGGTGACCGGGCTGGTGCTGGGGGCGTACCTGCGCCGGGGGTCGGGGACGGGGCTCCCCGGTCCGACCCGGGCGAAGGCCGCCCTGGCGGTGCTCGGCCTGGCCGGGGCCGGCCTGTCCGCGGTCGCCCCGAACCCGTGCGACGTGGAGACCGCGTACCACTGCGCCCGGGTGGAGGTGGACGGGCAGTGGACACAGGGGCGGACGCTCTACCTCAACTCGGCGGAGCACTCGTACGTGGACCTGGCCGATCCGACCCACCTCAAGTACGCGTACACGCAGTGGATCGGCCTGGTCGCGGACCTGGCCCGGCCGCCGAAGCAGCGGATGGACGCGCTGCATCTGGGCGGCGGCGGCTTCACCATGCCGCGCTACCTGGCCGCGACCCGGCCGGGCAGCGACAACCTGGTCTTCGAGATCGACGGCGGCCTGGTCGAGCTGGACCGGCGGGAGCTGGGCGTGCGCACCGGGCCGCAGTTGCGCGCACGGGTGGGGGACGCGCGGGTGCTGCTCGGCGCCGAGCCCACCGACAGCCGCGACTTCATCGTCGGTGACGCCTTCGGTCACCTGGTGGTGCCCTGGCACCTGGCCACCCGGGAGATGGCCGCCGACATCCGCCGGGTGCTCCGCCCGGACGGGATCTACGTGCAGAACGTCATCGACTACCCGCCGGACCGGTTCATCCGGGCCGAGCTGGCCACCGTCGCGGCCGAGTTCCGCAACGTCGCGCTGATCGCCCCGCCCGGCGCGATCGCCGGGCAGGCCGGCGCGAACTTCCTCATCGTGGCCTCGGACGCGCCGCTGCCGCTGGCCGGGATCCCGGCCCAGCTGCGGCTGCTCCCCGAGCCGGCCCGGCTGCTGCACGGCGACAAGCTGGCCGCGTTCGTGGGGGACGCGCTGGTGCTCACCGACGACTTCGCCCCGGTGGACCAGCTCCTGGCGACCGCCTGAACGGGTGACTTCGCTGACCGATTTCGACCGGTGAGGTGTACGAGGGCCGACCTCGGGCAACTGGACCGACCATGGGTGCAGCGGTCAGGAACGGCGCGCAGCTGCTCGGTGAGCGGTACCGGCTGGTCGAGCAGCTCGGCGCGGGGGGCATGTCGGTCGTCTGGCGCGGCTACGACGAGGTGCTCGGCAGGCAGGTGGCGATCAAGGTGCTCGCCTCTCGGCTGGCGAGCGACAAGGCGTTCCGGCATCGGATCCGGATCGAGGCGCAGGCCGCCGCGCGGCTCTGCCACCCCAACATCACCAACGTGTACGACTACGGGGAGTCCGAGCAGGTCGGCCTGACGGTCCCGTACGTGGTGATGGAGCTGGTCGACGGCGGGCCGTTGAGCAGCCGGCTCGGCCGGGGCGGGCAGCTGCCCTGGCGGGAGGCGGTGACGATCGGCGCGGAGGTGGCGTCGGCGCTGGCCACCGCGCACGCCCGGGGCGTGGTGCACCGGGACGTGACCCCCGGCAACGTCATGCTCACCTCGACCGGGGTGAAGGTCGTCGACTTCGGTATCTCGGCGCTGGTGGGGGAGAGCGAGAAGGGCCCGGACGGGGCGCTGCTCGGCACGCCCGCCTACCTGGCTCCGGAGCGGCTGGACAACGGCCAGGTCTCCCCGGCCACCGACGTCTACGCGGTCGGCCTGCTGCTCTACCGGATGCTCACCGGCCGGCTGCCCTGGCAGGCCAGCACCACCACCCAGATGCTCCGCGCCCACATGTACAACGAGCCGGACCCGATGCCCCCGGTGGTGGGCCTCCCCGACGAGGTCGCCGAGCTGGTCCGGCGCTGCCTGGCGAAGCGCCCCGAGGACCGCCCGGCCACCGCCGAGGTGGCCCGTACGCTCGCCGAGGCCGCCGGGATCGCGGCGATCGTGCCGGTCTCCCCGGCGCTCGGCCAGTTCGACCCGGCGCTCATGGAGAACGCGGGCACCACCATCCTGCCCTGGTCCACGGCCACCGACGCGCTGCCCTTCTCGGCCCTGCGCACCCGTACCCGCCGGGCCGCCGCCCGCCGGCGCAAGGTGGAGGCCGGGGTGGCCGCCGCCGGCCTCATCGCGGTCACCGCGACGCTGTGGGGGATGACCTCGAAGAGCCCGGCCAGCGGTGGGGTCGAGCCGACGGAGGCCCGGATGGGGCTGCCCGAGCCGATTCCCTGTGCCGTCGACTACGCGCTCCGCCGCGACTCCGGCAAGGACTTCACCGCGGACCTGACCCTCACCAACACCGGCACCCGCGAGCTGCGCGACTGGACCATGAGCTTCACCTTCCCCGGCAAGCAGACCGTCGGCACGGCCCAGCCGGCGGTACGCCAGCAGGGCAGCACGGTGCAGGTCCAGGCGCCGGCCACCGAGGCCGCGCTGGCCCCGGGCGCCTCGAAGAAGGTCTCGCTGACCGGCAGCTACACCGGGAGCAACCCCCTGCCGGTGCAGTTCAAGGTCGGGGACAGCACCTGCGACGTGCAGGTGTCCGGCGTGGCCGGCTCGGTGCCGACGACGACGCCGCCGACCACCAGGCCGCCGGCCAAGGTGCCCGCCAAGCCGCCCGCCAAGACCGCCACGAAGAGCGGCACCGCCGGCCGGGCCAAGCCCGACAAGGCCGGCAAGGGCAAGGAGGGCGGCAAGGGAAAAGGCAGGTAGACCGGCCGAAGGGGGGTGGGCACGGCGATAAGGGCAAGAAGAAGTGACGGTCAGCCCAGCCCGGCGAACTGCTGCACCCGGGCGATCGCGCCTTCCACGATGAGCACGCTGTCCGGCTGGAGGACGGTGTCCGGGCCGGTGTAGTGGAACGGCTCGCCGGGGGGCTTCGCGCCGATGACCCTCACCCCGTACCGGTCGGTGGGGGTCACCTCGCGCAGCGGCCGGCCGACAAGCGACGCGGGCACCCGGACCTTGGCGATGGCGAAGTCGTCGTCGAACTCGATGAAGTCGAGCATCCGGCTGACGATCAGGTGCGCTACCCGTTCGCCGGTCTCCGCCTCCGGGAAGATGACGTGGTGCGCGCCCACGGACGTGAGGATCTTCGCGTGCTTCTCCGAGGTGGCCCGCGCCCAGATCTGCGAGATGCCCAGCTCGGTCAGCGCCAGC
It encodes the following:
- a CDS encoding sensor histidine kinase — encoded protein: MKAYQQGWTLRRRVVALLGVVLVLLLGLAAAEATLAAKNRQNIDAVLLKTGPLRVQAQELMSALLDQETAVRGYAVNADRKDLEPYQVGVDRERDTFAEMRKLAVDYPEVLRALDVVEQRAAQWRSGVAEPVISTTERSGPSAGRALITDQTRQQFDGIRSAVDGLQGEILEVRQKTADKVKATSNVLVVLLIIAALVVAVAGAVLLLSLDRILIRPLAGLVGQVREVASGDYRHRIEGSGPPEFRLLADDIDIMRQKIARELDEVREARERIEWVNSQLQKQAEELTRSNRDLEQFAYVASHDLQEPLRKVASFCQLLQRRYSGQLDERADQYIAFAVDGAQRMQRLINDLLAFSRIGRLTTGFTEVDLNKVMGDVAGQTEAARQYADAELTWDRLPVIRGEEPLLTNLLANLVSNSIKFRRPDVPPKVHVSARLVDDEWEISCRDNGIGIEPEFADKIFVIFQRLHSKDAYPGTGIGLAIVKKIVEYHGGRVWVDTEAAEGTTIRFTLPALPEDVEAARAAEQAAVEESTGDPETTGDGAEDVAVSVARQPDGAGREETPEGAARDGTTGGMKETVG
- a CDS encoding response regulator produces the protein MTAPADGKSPIEVLLVEDDPGDVLMTQEAFEEHKLRNRLTVVSDGAEALAYLRREGQYADAVTPDLVLLDLNLPRRDGREVLAEIKRDEQLCRIPVVVLTTSQADEDILRSYQLHANAYVTKPVDFERFISVVRQIDEFFVSVVKLPPRG
- a CDS encoding inositol monophosphatase family protein, which codes for MADPLLEEVGALLREAAADVVVPLFRRLDDADISEKAPGEVVTVADRKAEALISAGLRRLRPDSVVVGEEAVAEDPSLLRHLRGAGDVWLVDPVDGTSNFAAGRRPFALMVALLTDGVPAASWVYDPLDGTMATCRVGEGTWLDGGQVRTAEREPVAGALRGTAMTRFLPPDFRRSVEAGGERLGELLPGQHCAGREYLDLLTGAQQFVLFWRTLPWDHAPGTLLVREAGGVARRFDGTDYHPADDGKGLLVAASEEIWNEVRAALLGD
- a CDS encoding coiled-coil domain-containing protein translates to MPRTRLTRRRVRRSLFALLAATALLLGAGPAPAGAAAAAPTPSAPNEGGSKQLRAALEAAAKGHIEAKNRLDNSKRRQAALTGQLKQLEVRLVELTAQVGEVAGQSYRMGRLTPVSMLLASSDPDAFLQRAAELDMMAQRDSKRLHDLTEAKAQAAEAKVAIDTEVREQQKQLAVLAKKKRDAEVALAKVSSGSGSGFSGGSSSAKPAPRNPDGSWPSESCSVNDPTPADGCITPRTLHMLQQAQAAGYKRYASCFRSGGDGEHPKGRACDFSAAAGGFEDVTATGGDKAYGDSLASWAKNNASRLGIMYVIWYRQIWMPNTGWRAYSGGGSPAADHTNHVHISMY
- a CDS encoding fused MFS/spermidine synthase, which codes for MSSTSSDVVAEPAPSAPVPPRALPNGLAAFLVFLSSGAVLVLETVSLRLVGPYVGVTLQVTSSVIGMALGAIAYGAWMGGWLADRRDPRTLLAPALVLAGIATAVTLPVVRYAGEALRGGAASAVLLLTALAVLLPAALLAGVTPLVVKLQLADLRRTGQVVGRLSGIGTLGGITATLVTGFVLVAALPSTVIVLALAGVLGVTGLVLGAYLRRGSGTGLPGPTRAKAALAVLGLAGAGLSAVAPNPCDVETAYHCARVEVDGQWTQGRTLYLNSAEHSYVDLADPTHLKYAYTQWIGLVADLARPPKQRMDALHLGGGGFTMPRYLAATRPGSDNLVFEIDGGLVELDRRELGVRTGPQLRARVGDARVLLGAEPTDSRDFIVGDAFGHLVVPWHLATREMAADIRRVLRPDGIYVQNVIDYPPDRFIRAELATVAAEFRNVALIAPPGAIAGQAGANFLIVASDAPLPLAGIPAQLRLLPEPARLLHGDKLAAFVGDALVLTDDFAPVDQLLATA
- a CDS encoding serine/threonine-protein kinase, coding for MGAAVRNGAQLLGERYRLVEQLGAGGMSVVWRGYDEVLGRQVAIKVLASRLASDKAFRHRIRIEAQAAARLCHPNITNVYDYGESEQVGLTVPYVVMELVDGGPLSSRLGRGGQLPWREAVTIGAEVASALATAHARGVVHRDVTPGNVMLTSTGVKVVDFGISALVGESEKGPDGALLGTPAYLAPERLDNGQVSPATDVYAVGLLLYRMLTGRLPWQASTTTQMLRAHMYNEPDPMPPVVGLPDEVAELVRRCLAKRPEDRPATAEVARTLAEAAGIAAIVPVSPALGQFDPALMENAGTTILPWSTATDALPFSALRTRTRRAAARRRKVEAGVAAAGLIAVTATLWGMTSKSPASGGVEPTEARMGLPEPIPCAVDYALRRDSGKDFTADLTLTNTGTRELRDWTMSFTFPGKQTVGTAQPAVRQQGSTVQVQAPATEAALAPGASKKVSLTGSYTGSNPLPVQFKVGDSTCDVQVSGVAGSVPTTTPPTTRPPAKVPAKPPAKTATKSGTAGRAKPDKAGKGKEGGKGKGR
- a CDS encoding potassium channel family protein yields the protein MSARRTDDNSVVVIGLGRFGSRLAGSLLQLDQDVLAIDHEQDRVQRWASRLDRVVQADTTEENVLRQVGVADFRRVVVAIGKSVEASVLTVLALTELGISQIWARATSEKHAKILTSVGAHHVIFPEAETGERVAHLIVSRMLDFIEFDDDFAIAKVRVPASLVGRPLREVTPTDRYGVRVIGAKPPGEPFHYTGPDTVLQPDSVLIVEGAIARVQQFAGLG